The Prunus persica cultivar Lovell chromosome G8, Prunus_persica_NCBIv2, whole genome shotgun sequence genome includes a region encoding these proteins:
- the LOC18768766 gene encoding allene oxide synthase 1, chloroplastic has translation MSSSSSSSSPNNLPLKPIPGDYGWPFFGHIKDRYDYFYTQGRYDFFKTRIEKYQSTVFRTNMPPGILIPSNPKVIALLDAESFPIIFDTTKVLRRDVLDGTYMPSTAYTGGYRVCAYLDPSEPNHATLKSYFAALLASQHTKFIPLFQSSTSDMFLNLEAQLSKDGKAYFNTLSDDMSFNFAFELFCGQSPSNTKLGSKGPSLVTLWLFPQLAPQITFGLPKFLALAEDFLLHTFSYPAFLVKSPYKKLYDAFYESAASALDLAEGKFGLSREEACHNLLFVAGFNAFGGMKLLFPALIKWVASGGEELHRELRNEIRAVLKESEGKVTFAALEKMTLTKSVVYEALRIEPPVPYQYGKAKEDIVIQSHDATFEIKKGEMIFGNQNFVGKDPKVFENPEEFVAHRFAGEGEKLLKYLYWSNGRQMDDHPTAENKQCPGKDLVVLISRLILVEFFLRYDTFTVDAGTVLLGSSVTFKSLTKAS, from the coding sequence atgtcttcttcttcttcttcttcttcaccaaaCAACCTTCCATTGAAGCCAATCCCTGGAGACTATGGCTGGCCATTTTTTGGACACATTAAAGATCGCTATGACTACTTCTACACCCAAGGCCGATACGATTTCTTCAAAACCAGAATAGAAAAATACCAGTCCACAGTCTTCCGCACAAACATGCCTCCCGGCATCCTCATCCCTTCGAACCCTAAAGTCATCGCTCTGCTCGACGCCGAGAGCTTCCCAATCATCTTTGACACCACCAAAGTCTTGAGACGCGACGTTTTGGACGGCACTTACATGCCCTCCACCGCCTACACCGGCGGCTACCGCGTCTGCGCTTATCTTGACCCTTCGGAGCCCAACCACGCCACTCTCAAGAGCTACTTCGCAGCCCTACTCGCTTCTCAGCACACCAAATTTATACCCCTCTTCCAGAGCTCCACCTCTGACATGTTTCTCAACTTGGAAGCCCAACTCTCCAAAGATGGCAAGGCATACTTCAACACACTGAGCGACGACATGTCATTCAATTTCGCTTTTGAGCTGTTTTGTGGTCAGAGCCCGTCAAACACAAAGCTCGGCTCCAAAGGGCCCAGCCTGGTCACTCTTTGGCTCTTTCCACAGCTTGCCCCTCAGATTACGTTTGGGTTGCCAAAGTTTCTAGCGCTTGCTGAAGATTTCTTGCTGCACACGTTCTCCTACCCTGCCTTTCTCGTCAAATCCCCTTACAAGAAGCTGTACGATGCCTTTTACGAGTCCGCCGCTTCGGCTTTGGACTTGGCCGAGGGTAAATTCGGACTTTCACGTGAGGAAGCTTGTCACAATCTGCTGTTCGTGGCTGGCTTCAACGCATTTGGTGGCATGAAGCTTTTGTTTCCTGCTTTGATCAAGTGGGTTGCGTCAGGAGGAGAGGAGCTTCACCGCGAGCTCCGTAATGAAATCAGAGCCGTTCTTAAAGAAAGCGAAGGTAAAGTCACTTTTGCAGCGCTGGAGAAGATGACTTTGACTAAATCAGTGGTCTATGAAGCCTTGAGGATCGAGCCTCCTGTACCGTACCAGTACGGGAAGGCCAAGGAGGATATCGTGATCCAAAGCCACGATGCCACATTTGAGATCAAGAAAGGTGAGATGATCTTTGGAAATCAGAATTTTGTTGGGAAGGACCCCAAGGTTTTTGAGAACCCAGAGGAGTTTGTGGCCCATAGGTTTGCGGGGGAGGGAGAGAAATTGCTGAAGTACCTTTACTGGTCCAACGGTCGTCAGATGGATGATCATCCGACGGCTGAGAATAAGCAGTGCCCGGGAAAGGATTTGGTGGTGCTCATTTCCAGGTTAATATTGGTGGAGTTTTTCCTTCGATATGACACTTTTACCGTCGATGCCGGCACGGTGTTGTTGGGTTCATCCGTGACGTTCAAATCATTGACCAAAGCCTCATGA